A stretch of Streptococcus sp. oral taxon 061 DNA encodes these proteins:
- a CDS encoding mechanosensitive ion channel family protein: protein MQEFFKSYFDKLDLTSVFENLLTKVISLLILFVLFYIAKKLLHAAVKKIVKPSLKFSNRDAGRQKTISRLLENVFNYILYFFLVYCILSILGLPVSSLLAGAGIAGVAIGMGAQGFLSDVINGFFILFERQLDVGDEVVLTNGPITVSGKVVSVGIRTTQLRGEDQALHFVPNRNITVVSNFSREEEN, encoded by the coding sequence ATGCAAGAATTTTTTAAAAGTTATTTTGATAAGCTAGATTTAACCTCAGTATTTGAGAATCTCTTGACCAAAGTGATTTCTCTTTTAATTTTATTTGTACTATTTTATATTGCTAAAAAGCTACTTCATGCGGCTGTAAAGAAAATAGTGAAACCATCGCTAAAATTTTCAAATCGGGACGCGGGAAGACAGAAGACAATTTCGCGTTTGCTTGAAAATGTCTTTAATTACATTCTCTATTTCTTCTTAGTCTACTGCATTTTATCTATCCTAGGACTGCCTGTATCCAGTTTACTAGCTGGTGCTGGGATTGCTGGGGTTGCAATTGGTATGGGGGCGCAGGGCTTCTTATCAGATGTTATCAATGGTTTCTTTATTCTCTTTGAACGCCAGTTGGATGTAGGAGATGAAGTTGTTTTGACAAACGGTCCCATTACTGTATCGGGAAAAGTAGTTAGTGTCGGCATTCGAACCACTCAACTAAGAGGTGAAGACCAGGCTCTCCACTTTGTTCCCAACCGTAATATCACTGTGGTTAGCAATTTTTCAAGAGAAGAAGAGAACTGA
- a CDS encoding aromatic acid exporter family protein, which produces MSITQRTLKLVLATCFACFLAYFFDLSSAISAGIIAILSLSDTRRSTIKLARNRLFSTLLALTIGVIAFQLTGYHIWSFGLYLAVYVPLAYKLGWEIGITPSSVLVSHLLIQQTTSPTLLLNELLLFLIGTGFALLVNLYMPSREKDIQHYHTLVEEKLRDVLLRLSYYLKRGDGRNQAQLVNELDQLLEDALKLVYLDHSDHLFHQTDYHIHYFEMRQRQTRILRNMAQQINTCQLAASESLIVAQLFSKTASQLSQTNPAYDLLNDIESYLEVFRNRSLPKTREEFETRATLLQLFRELEHFIQIKVDFYQRYSKNKKR; this is translated from the coding sequence ATGTCTATCACTCAACGTACTTTAAAACTTGTTTTGGCAACCTGCTTTGCCTGTTTTCTAGCCTACTTTTTTGATCTATCCTCAGCTATTTCAGCTGGTATCATTGCTATTTTAAGTCTCTCTGATACACGTAGAAGCACCATCAAATTAGCCCGCAATAGACTTTTTTCAACCTTGCTTGCTCTGACAATCGGTGTTATTGCTTTTCAACTAACTGGTTATCATATCTGGAGCTTTGGACTCTACTTAGCAGTCTATGTTCCCTTGGCCTATAAACTCGGTTGGGAAATTGGGATTACTCCTAGTAGCGTCCTGGTCAGCCATCTCTTAATCCAACAAACAACATCACCAACACTTTTACTGAATGAGCTCTTACTCTTCCTAATCGGTACTGGCTTTGCACTTCTGGTCAATCTCTACATGCCTTCACGTGAAAAAGACATTCAACATTATCATACTCTTGTTGAAGAAAAACTCAGAGATGTTCTTCTACGGCTTTCTTACTATCTGAAAAGAGGGGATGGCCGTAATCAGGCTCAACTTGTAAATGAACTTGACCAACTACTTGAGGATGCTCTTAAGTTAGTTTACCTCGATCACTCTGACCATCTCTTTCACCAGACAGATTATCATATCCACTACTTCGAGATGCGGCAAAGACAAACGCGTATCTTAAGAAATATGGCTCAACAGATTAACACATGCCAATTAGCCGCTAGTGAGAGTTTGATTGTCGCTCAGCTCTTTTCAAAAACAGCTAGCCAACTGAGTCAAACCAATCCAGCCTACGACTTATTGAATGATATTGAGAGCTACCTAGAGGTATTTCGCAATCGATCTCTCCCTAAAACTAGAGAAGAGTTTGAGACACGGGCAACCCTATTACAACTCTTTCGTGAATTAGAACATTTTATCCAGATAAAAGTCGACTTCTACCAGCGATATTCAAAAAACAAAAAGAGATAA